One genomic region from Nostoc sphaeroides encodes:
- a CDS encoding DUF433 domain-containing protein: MSETTTTEYRHILIDENNVPYITGTSMKVVELITSIHAYGWSPEELHFQYPHLTMSQIYSALAYYWEHKEEIDADMQRRFEYAEKLRLEAGESPLSKRLRAEGLIK, translated from the coding sequence ATGTCTGAAACAACCACTACTGAATATAGACATATCCTAATTGATGAAAATAATGTTCCTTACATTACAGGAACATCAATGAAAGTTGTAGAGTTAATTACTTCTATTCATGCTTATGGTTGGAGTCCAGAAGAATTACATTTCCAGTATCCACATCTGACCATGAGCCAAATTTACTCAGCTTTAGCTTATTATTGGGAGCATAAAGAAGAAATTGATGCTGATATGCAGCGACGCTTTGAGTATGCCGAAAAATTACGTTTAGAAGCCGGAGAATCTCCATTATCAAAAAGACTCCGTGCAGAAGGATTAATTAAATGA
- a CDS encoding beta strand repeat-containing protein translates to MANSLFSFFNLSDLNGTNGFLINGIAAGDESGNSVSNAEDINGDGIDDLIIGAVNGNLIGNSSAGQSYVVFGGRNLGSGGSLNLSDLNGTNGFLINGIIQADNYSRSSVSNAGDINGDGIDDLIIGAENADPNGISDAGQSYVVFGGKNLGSGGSLNLSDLNGTNGFLINGIATYDRLGISVSNAGDINGDGIDDLIIGAREASPNGISGAGQSYVVFGGKNLGSGGSFNLSDLNGTNGFLINGIATYDRLGSSVSNAGDINGDGIDDLIIGAFVASPNGISGAGQSYVVFGGKNLGSGGSLNPSDLNGTNGFLINGIKQFDRSGNSVSNGGDINGDGIDDLIIGAQYADPKGNRDAGQSYVVFGEKNLGSGGSLNLSDLNGTNGFLINGIKQLDRSGSSVSNAGDINGDGIDDLIIGAFGASPNGNRYAGQSYVVFGGRNLGSGGSLNLSDLNGTNGFLINGIAEGDFLGISVSNAGDINGDGIDDLIIGAREADPNGIRDAGQSYVVFGGKNIGSGSAIILTGTADADTLIGTIGNNIIDGKAGNDTLTGNGGQDKFVFRVGDRNDIITDFGGVGKGYNPSSAVIANVDTLQFIGSGLTAQNLQLTQKRNNLEVTFENVASTKVQLQNFKLENLDNLPAISSRPALGNILFDGQSSIADSFDVINANSTQTSIFNKNTVTFLNELNNNIAGFDNSDDVINGQGGNDIINGLSGNDLLRGGSGNDILIGGFGNDTLVGGVDNDIFVGGVGADKFLYNTNAAFASSAVGVDAIADFNHSQGDKIILDKTTFNTITSTAGTGFSNANDFKITTSAATSTAKIVYDAVSGQLFYNQNGSVAGFGSGGLFATLTGAPTLTASDFVLQA, encoded by the coding sequence ATGGCTAATTCATTATTCAGTTTCTTTAACCTCTCTGATTTGAATGGCACTAATGGCTTTTTAATTAACGGCATTGCAGCAGGTGACGAATCAGGCAACTCAGTCAGCAATGCAGAGGACATCAACGGTGATGGCATTGACGACCTGATTATTGGGGCAGTAAATGGCAACCTCATTGGCAACTCTAGTGCTGGGCAAAGCTATGTAGTGTTTGGGGGGAGAAATCTGGGCAGTGGCGGCAGCCTCAACCTCTCTGATTTGAATGGCACTAATGGCTTTTTAATTAACGGCATTATTCAAGCTGACAACTATTCACGCTCCTCAGTCAGCAATGCAGGGGACATCAACGGTGATGGCATTGACGACCTGATTATTGGGGCAGAAAATGCCGACCCCAACGGCATCTCTGATGCTGGGCAAAGCTATGTAGTATTTGGGGGGAAAAATCTGGGCAGTGGCGGCAGCCTCAACCTCTCTGATTTGAATGGCACTAATGGCTTTTTAATTAACGGCATTGCAACATATGACCGATTAGGCATCTCAGTCAGCAATGCAGGGGACATCAACGGTGATGGCATTGACGACCTGATTATTGGGGCACGCGAAGCCTCCCCCAACGGCATCTCTGGGGCTGGGCAAAGCTATGTAGTGTTTGGGGGGAAAAATCTGGGCAGTGGCGGCAGTTTCAACCTCTCTGATTTGAATGGCACTAATGGCTTTTTGATTAACGGCATTGCAACATATGACCGATTAGGCAGCTCAGTCAGCAATGCAGGGGACATCAACGGTGATGGCATTGACGACCTAATTATTGGGGCATTTGTTGCCTCCCCCAACGGCATCTCTGGGGCTGGGCAAAGCTATGTAGTGTTTGGGGGGAAAAATCTGGGCAGTGGCGGCAGCCTTAACCCCTCTGATTTGAATGGCACTAATGGCTTTTTAATTAACGGCATTAAGCAATTTGACCGTTCAGGCAACTCAGTCAGTAATGGGGGGGACATCAACGGTGATGGCATTGACGACCTGATTATTGGGGCACAATATGCCGACCCCAAGGGCAACAGAGATGCTGGGCAAAGCTATGTAGTATTTGGGGAGAAAAATCTGGGCAGTGGCGGCAGCCTCAACCTCTCTGATTTGAATGGCACTAATGGCTTTTTAATTAACGGCATTAAGCAACTTGACCGTTCAGGCAGCTCAGTCAGCAATGCAGGGGACATCAACGGTGATGGCATTGACGACCTGATTATTGGGGCATTTGGTGCCTCCCCCAACGGCAACAGATATGCTGGGCAAAGCTATGTAGTGTTTGGGGGGAGGAATCTGGGCAGTGGCGGCAGCCTCAACCTCTCTGATTTGAATGGCACTAATGGCTTTTTAATTAACGGCATTGCAGAGGGTGACTTCTTAGGCATCTCAGTCAGCAATGCAGGGGACATCAACGGTGATGGCATTGACGACCTGATTATTGGGGCACGCGAAGCCGACCCCAATGGCATTAGAGATGCTGGGCAAAGCTATGTAGTGTTTGGGGGAAAGAACATCGGTAGTGGCAGCGCGATTATCCTAACGGGAACTGCTGATGCAGACACTCTCATCGGTACAATTGGGAACAACATCATCGACGGCAAAGCTGGTAACGATACCCTCACAGGCAACGGTGGTCAAGATAAGTTTGTGTTTCGCGTTGGCGATCGCAATGACATTATCACCGATTTTGGTGGCGTAGGTAAAGGCTACAACCCATCATCGGCTGTGATTGCCAATGTTGATACACTGCAATTTATCGGTTCGGGATTGACTGCCCAAAATCTGCAACTAACTCAAAAACGCAACAACTTAGAAGTCACCTTTGAAAATGTGGCATCCACCAAAGTCCAATTGCAAAACTTTAAATTAGAAAACCTGGATAATCTGCCAGCAATTTCTTCAAGACCTGCACTCGGCAATATTTTGTTTGATGGACAAAGTAGCATTGCTGATAGCTTTGATGTAATTAATGCCAACTCCACTCAAACTAGCATTTTCAACAAAAACACTGTCACCTTCCTTAATGAATTAAACAATAACATCGCAGGTTTTGACAACTCAGATGATGTGATTAATGGTCAAGGAGGTAACGACATAATTAATGGCTTAAGTGGCAATGACTTGTTGCGGGGCGGGTCAGGCAATGATATTCTCATCGGAGGATTCGGCAATGATACTCTTGTAGGTGGTGTAGACAATGATATTTTCGTTGGTGGTGTAGGTGCTGACAAATTCCTTTATAATACAAATGCTGCCTTTGCCTCTTCTGCTGTTGGTGTAGATGCGATCGCTGACTTTAACCACTCTCAAGGTGACAAGATAATCTTAGACAAGACTACCTTTAATACAATTACTTCTACTGCGGGAACAGGTTTTAGTAACGCCAATGATTTTAAAATCACAACTTCCGCCGCAACTAGCACCGCAAAAATTGTCTACGATGCTGTGAGTGGACAGTTGTTCTACAACCAAAATGGCAGCGTGGCTGGTTTTGGCAGTGGTGGTTTATTTGCAACTCTAACTGGTGCGCCAACTCTGACGGCATCTGATTTTGTGTTACAAGCATAA
- a CDS encoding serine/threonine protein kinase, with amino-acid sequence MSQSTLGINKSGRMFWQDGQLIYNGKYKIEKYLGGGGFALTYEAMHTKLNRRIVIKTPNISVQRDPNYPKYVERFKKEAEMLAMCCQDSHPHIVQVFDFFEEDGHYCLEMQYIAGQSLWEYVQRQGALPETKVSEICKSL; translated from the coding sequence GTGTCACAATCAACATTAGGCATTAATAAATCTGGGCGTATGTTCTGGCAAGACGGACAGCTAATATACAACGGCAAATACAAAATAGAAAAATACTTGGGTGGTGGTGGTTTTGCACTTACCTACGAAGCAATGCATACCAAGCTAAACCGCCGAATCGTCATCAAAACCCCCAACATCAGCGTTCAACGTGACCCAAACTATCCTAAGTACGTTGAACGCTTCAAAAAAGAAGCCGAGATGCTGGCAATGTGTTGTCAAGACTCACATCCTCATATTGTGCAAGTATTCGACTTTTTTGAAGAAGATGGTCACTACTGTTTGGAAATGCAATACATAGCAGGCCAGAGTTTGTGGGAGTATGTGCAACGCCAAGGAGCATTACCCGAAACTAAGGTTTCAGAGATTTGTAAAAGTTTGTAA
- a CDS encoding acetyl ornithine aminotransferase family protein has product MLSIPINLNLPLTPRIVTSLPGPRAQAIVQRDRAVTSPSYTRDYPLVVSRGQGCMIEDVDGNVFLDMTAGIAVTATGHAHPEVVKAIQEQSERLLHMSGTDFYYEPMVELAEQLAIRAPFPQPHSNTGFPAKVFFTNSGAESTEGAIKLARYYTKRSLIVAFLGAFHGRTYGAMSLTGSKVVQRANFGPLVPGVTHIPYGTHASLDYLEQQLFSTILPPQEVAAIVVEAIQGEGGYIVPEDGFLERIRDICDRHGILMVVDEVQAGMGRTGRLFAIEHWGVMPDIITTAKGIASGLPLGAILARPELMTWPPGSHATTFGGNPVACAAGIATLRLLESGLMTNATQMGELLQASLTELHQRFPRVSLPRGKGLMVAVDLLDEQGNLDHKLRDRIIQEAFLRGLLLLGCGKAAIRFCPPLVIDSDQIQTALQIISEILSS; this is encoded by the coding sequence ATGTTAAGTATCCCTATTAACTTAAATTTACCCCTTACACCCCGTATAGTAACTTCTTTACCTGGGCCTCGCGCTCAAGCAATTGTACAACGCGATCGCGCTGTCACTTCCCCTTCTTACACCCGCGATTACCCCTTAGTTGTATCTCGCGGTCAAGGGTGCATGATAGAAGATGTGGATGGCAATGTATTTCTGGATATGACCGCAGGTATTGCCGTTACCGCCACCGGACACGCCCACCCGGAAGTCGTTAAAGCAATTCAAGAACAATCCGAACGTCTGCTGCACATGTCAGGGACGGATTTTTATTATGAACCAATGGTGGAACTAGCGGAACAATTAGCGATTCGCGCCCCCTTTCCCCAGCCACATAGTAATACTGGGTTTCCCGCAAAGGTATTTTTCACCAATTCCGGGGCAGAATCTACCGAAGGAGCCATCAAACTAGCTAGATATTACACCAAGCGATCGCTAATTGTAGCCTTCTTAGGGGCATTTCACGGACGCACTTATGGAGCAATGTCTCTGACTGGTTCTAAAGTAGTGCAGCGAGCGAATTTTGGGCCTTTAGTTCCTGGGGTGACTCATATCCCTTATGGCACTCACGCTAGCTTAGATTATCTAGAACAACAGTTATTTAGCACAATTTTACCACCGCAAGAAGTAGCGGCGATCGTAGTCGAAGCGATTCAGGGAGAGGGTGGGTATATTGTCCCCGAAGATGGTTTTTTGGAGCGGATTCGGGATATTTGCGATCGCCACGGTATTCTGATGGTAGTGGATGAAGTGCAAGCAGGGATGGGGCGGACTGGTCGCTTATTTGCGATCGAGCATTGGGGTGTCATGCCTGATATCATTACTACTGCCAAAGGTATCGCCAGTGGTTTGCCATTAGGAGCGATACTTGCCAGACCAGAGTTAATGACTTGGCCTCCTGGTTCTCACGCTACCACATTTGGCGGTAATCCCGTAGCTTGTGCTGCTGGTATTGCCACACTGCGACTGCTGGAAAGTGGTTTGATGACCAACGCTACTCAGATGGGAGAATTATTACAAGCTAGTCTTACCGAGTTGCATCAAAGATTTCCTAGAGTATCGTTGCCACGAGGTAAAGGTTTGATGGTTGCGGTGGATTTATTGGATGAACAGGGTAATCTTGATCATAAATTGCGCGATCGCATTATTCAAGAAGCTTTTTTACGCGGTTTATTATTGCTAGGTTGCGGTAAAGCAGCAATTCGTTTCTGTCCCCCTCTAGTTATCGACAGCGACCAAATTCAGACAGCCCTTCAGATTATCAGCGAGATTTTAAGTTCTTAA
- a CDS encoding DUF1338 domain-containing protein produces MTNKIALNLWKLLWQEYNARVNHARTYQQMITAAGGTVANDHIAFRSLRLLVDSPQGQVNLGIDYLGQLVEALGYVATGEYNFAQTHLYARYYRHPQQEEFNLPKLFISELIVDELPANIAQLIFKTVSSIPYELNLPATLLQKDGNIETIAKQLQQVFTRPWLPPVRSVVEEVNQVTQYGAWVLLHGYAVNHFTGYINGQNTPEYPDIETTADALANLGVPMKAEIEGNIACGLRQTATQAVTEMVTVLDDNSGAEIQIPWTYAYYEIAQRYLIEVESGKQVLFDAFLGSNAQQLFEMTRLSNTNLKKECDK; encoded by the coding sequence ATGACAAATAAAATTGCCCTTAATTTATGGAAATTACTTTGGCAAGAATATAATGCCAGAGTAAATCATGCGCGTACCTACCAGCAAATGATTACTGCTGCGGGTGGGACTGTCGCCAACGACCACATTGCCTTTCGGTCTTTGCGTTTATTAGTAGATAGTCCACAGGGTCAAGTTAACCTGGGAATTGACTATCTTGGGCAACTTGTAGAAGCTTTAGGTTACGTGGCAACTGGAGAGTATAATTTTGCTCAAACCCATTTGTACGCCCGTTATTATCGTCATCCACAGCAAGAGGAATTTAACTTACCCAAACTGTTTATTAGCGAGTTGATTGTCGATGAATTGCCTGCTAATATTGCCCAACTCATCTTTAAAACAGTATCTTCAATTCCATACGAACTAAATTTACCCGCTACTCTTCTACAAAAAGACGGGAACATTGAAACCATTGCTAAACAACTCCAGCAAGTTTTTACCCGCCCTTGGCTACCTCCTGTGCGTTCTGTTGTCGAAGAGGTGAATCAGGTTACTCAGTATGGGGCTTGGGTATTGCTGCACGGATATGCTGTCAATCATTTTACAGGCTACATCAACGGACAAAACACCCCAGAATATCCAGACATTGAGACTACCGCCGATGCTTTGGCTAACCTGGGTGTACCAATGAAAGCAGAGATAGAGGGAAATATTGCTTGTGGTTTGCGGCAAACTGCAACTCAAGCGGTCACAGAAATGGTGACAGTATTAGATGATAACAGTGGTGCAGAAATTCAAATCCCTTGGACTTACGCCTATTATGAAATTGCCCAGCGCTATCTAATAGAAGTGGAATCTGGAAAGCAGGTACTTTTTGATGCTTTTTTAGGAAGTAATGCCCAGCAATTGTTTGAAATGACTCGTCTATCTAATACCAATTTGAAAAAAGAATGCGACAAATAG